A single region of the Streptomyces sp. NBC_00236 genome encodes:
- a CDS encoding DUF402 domain-containing protein — protein sequence MSAHSAESRLLTESELTVVLVKAGKTKIRYPAALVADDGTRVTVRAPWAAPGVRDFGFVRFEPGDVFTEHYWRDAWFAVKEVRTGAGELKGWYCDVTRPAVLRDGELLVEDLDLDLWVSADRSAVLRLDEDEFEESGLAGRDPEAARAAMAALDELEGLARTAEGFTGLLG from the coding sequence ATGTCCGCGCACTCGGCTGAGTCCCGACTGTTGACTGAGTCCGAACTGACGGTCGTCCTGGTCAAGGCCGGAAAGACCAAGATCCGCTATCCCGCCGCCCTGGTCGCCGACGACGGCACCCGGGTGACCGTGCGTGCTCCCTGGGCCGCCCCCGGGGTCCGCGACTTCGGCTTCGTACGCTTCGAGCCGGGTGACGTCTTCACCGAGCACTACTGGCGCGACGCCTGGTTCGCGGTGAAGGAGGTCCGCACCGGCGCGGGTGAGCTCAAGGGCTGGTACTGCGATGTGACCCGTCCGGCCGTGCTGCGGGACGGCGAGCTGCTCGTCGAGGATCTGGATCTCGACCTGTGGGTGTCGGCCGACCGCTCCGCCGTACTGCGGCTGGACGAGGACGAGTTCGAGGAGAGCGGTCTGGCCGGGCGCGACCCGGAGGCGGCGAGGGCCGCCATGGCAGCCCTGGACGAACTGGAAGGGCTCGCCCGTACGGCGGAGGGGTTCACCGGCCTGCTGGGCTGA